One Solanum pennellii chromosome 10, SPENNV200 genomic region harbors:
- the LOC107031820 gene encoding NADH--cytochrome b5 reductase 1 has protein sequence MEFLERPDAQLIIGVAVAAVAVGATAYFYFSSKKSKVCLNPEEFRAFKLVKRTQLSHNVAKFRFELPTPTSVLGLPIGQHISCRGKDSQGEEVVKPYTPTTLDSDIGYFELVIKMYPQGRMSHHFREMREGDYMEVKGPKGRFKYHPGQVRAFGMLAGGSGITPMFQVARAILENPNDVTKVHLIYANVTSEDILLKEELEGLTANYPDRFKVYYVLNQPPEEWSGGVGFVSKEMIQAHCPAPADDIKILRCGPPPMNKAMAAHLEALGYSPEMQFQF, from the exons atGGAGTTCTTGGAAAGACCTGATGCTCAATTGATTATTGGGGTTGCTGTTGCAGCTGTTGCTGTTGGTGCTACAGCTTATTTTTACTTCTCTTCCAAGAAGTCCAAAG TATGTTTGAACCCTGAAGAATTCAGGGCATTTAAGCTTGTTAAGCGTACACAACTTAGCCATAATGTGGCGAAATTCAGATTTGAACTTCCGACGCCCACTTCTGTGTTGGGACTACCCATTGGACAACATATTAGTTGCAG GGGCAAAGATAGTCAAGGTGAAGAGGTTGTTAAACCATACACACCAACTACTTTGGACTCTGACATTGGATACTTTGAGTTAGTTATAAAG ATGTATCCCCAAGGAAGGATGTCACATCATTTCCGGGAAATGCGCGAGGGTGATTACATGGAAGTGAAGGGACCCAAG GGGCGCTTTAAGTACCATCCTGGTCAAGTTAGAGCATTTGGAATGCTTGCAGGAGGCTCTGGCATTACCCCGATGTTCCAG GTTGCTAGAGCTATTCTTGAAAATCCCAACGACGTGACGAAGGTGCACCTGATATATGCTAATGTTACTTCTGAAGATATTCTTCTGAAG GAAGAGTTGGAGGGCCTTACTGCTAACTATCCTGACCGTTTCAAAGTTTATTACGTCTTGAATCAG CCTCCGGAAGAATGGAGTGGTGGTGTGGGATTTGTCTCCAAAGAAATGATCCAAGCTCATTGCCCTGCCCCGGCAGATGACATTAAG ATACTGAGATGTGGTCCACCACCGATGAACAAGGCAATGGCTGCTCATCTTGAAGCCCTCGGATACTCACCGGAGATGCAATTCCAATTCTAa
- the LOC107002278 gene encoding cationic amino acid transporter 2, vacuolar-like has product MGFVGDGSCSSSGGDKGGCFIGGMKSLVRRKQVDSANSKSSSASGSSHQLAKALTIPHLITIGVGSTIGAGVYILVGTVAREHSGPALTISFLIAGIAAALSAFCYAELASRCPSAGSAYHYSYICVGEGVAWLIGWALVLEYTIGGSAVARGISPNLAMLFGSPDSLPSFLARHTIPGLNVTVDPCAAILVFLVTGLLCVGIKESTMVQGFVTSVNVCVMAFVIIAGGYLGYKAGWPGYELPVGYFPYGVDGMLAGASTVFFAYIGFDSVASTAEEVKNPQRDLPMGIGFALSICCSLYMLVSAVIVGLVPYYAMDPDTPISSAFASHGINWAAYIITIGACTSLCSTLMGSIMPQPRILMAMARDGLLPSFFSDVNKRTQVPVKGTIATGLLSGTLAFFMNVEQLSGMVSVGTLLAFTMVAISVLILRYVPPDEVPVPSSYQEAIDSVSLRRSSCSSSSDMDVEKTKIPAVTSGDSTPLLGEISVGHPLAEKAAAKLSYLVSQRRKVAGWTILFICIGVCIVTSAASIVNLSNPARYALSGIGGLLLISGLIVLTCIDQDDARHSFGHTGGFTCPFVPLLPIACILINVYLLINLGGETWARVSIWLVIGTCIYALYGRTHSSLKTAVYVPSTHVDEIYETSAISLAC; this is encoded by the exons ATGGGGTTTGTTGGTGATGGTAGTTGTAGTAGTAGTGGTGGTGATAAAGGAGGGTGCTTTATTGGGGGTATGAAAAGTCTTGTAAGAAGGAAGCAGGTTGATTCTGCAAATTCAAAATCATCTTCTGCATCTGGTTCTTCTCATCAATTAGCTAAAGCCTTAACTATACCTCATCTTATTACTATAG GGGTTGGTTCAACAATAGGCGCTGGGGTGTATATTCTAGTCGGCACAGTTGCTAGAGAGCACTCAGGCCCGGCACTCaccatttcatttttaatagcTGGAATAGCAGCTGCTCTTTCTGCCTTTTGCTATGCGGAGCTTGCAAGTCGTTGTCCATCAGCTGGGAGTGCCTATCATTATTCTTACATTTGCGTTGGAGAGGG TGTTGCATGGCTGATCGGTTGGGCATTAGTATTGGAGTACACAATTGGAGGTTCGGCAGTTGCTCGTGGCATATCCCCAAATCTG GCTATGCTTTTTGGAAGTCCAGACAGCCTGCCGTCTTTCTTAGCCCGTCACACAATCCCAGGACTGAATGTTACAGTGGACCCATGTGCTGCAATTTTGGTTTTTCTAGTTACTGGACTTCTGTGTGTGGGGATCAAGGAG AGTACCATGGTACAAGGATTTGTCACTTCAGTAAATGTATGTGTCATGGCTTTTGTAATTATTGCTGGTGGATATCTGGGCTACAAAGCAGGATGGCCAGGCTATGAGCTTCCTGTTGG GTATTTTCCCTACGGAGTCGATGGAATGCTTGCTGGAGCTTCAACTGTCTTCTTTGCCTACATTGGGTTTGATTCAGTTGCTAGTACAGCTGAGGAG GTGAAGAATCCTCAACGTGACCTGCCAATGGGAATTGGTTTTGCATTATCAATATGCTGCTCTCTCTACATGTTAGTCTCTGCAGTTATTGTTGGTTTAGTACCCTATTATGCTATGGATCCAGATACACCAATCTCTTCTGCATTTGCAAGCCATGGAATTAATTGGGCAGC ATATATAATAACTATTGGAGCTTGTACTTCTCTTTGCTCAACATTGATGGGTTCTATAATGCCTCAG cCACGGATACTTATGGCAATGGCTCGGGATGGATTGCTGCCTTCATTTTTCTCAGATGTTAACAAGCGGACTCAAGTTCCTGTTAAGGGCACTATAGCAACTGGTTTACTTTCTGGAACCTTAGCATTTTTCATGAACGTTGAACAGTTGTCAGGAATG GTCAGTGTTGGTACACTTCTTGCGTTTACAATGGTGGCTATTTCGGTATTGATTCTCCGATACGTACCACCAGACGAGGTCCCAGTTCCCTCCTCTTATCAGGAGGCAATTGATTCAGTAAGCCTGCGACGTAGTAGCTGTAGTAGTAGTTCAGATATGGATGTCGAGAAAACCAAAATTCCAGCTGTGACCTCTGGTGATAGCACTCCATTGTTAGGCGAGATTTCAGTTGGGCATCCTCTTGCGGAAAAAGCAGCAGCAAAGTTGAGCT ATCTAGTAAGCCAAAGGCGGAAAGTTGCTGGCTGGACAATTTTGTTCATCTGTATTGGAGTATGCATCGTTACATCCGCTGCTTCAATTGTTAACTTGTCTAA TCCTGCAAGGTACGCACTGTCCGGAATTGGTGGTTTGCTTCTGATATCTGGTTTGATAGTACTCACTTGCATAGACCAGGATGATGCGAGGCACAGCTTTGGACACACCGGAG GTTTCACTTGTCCATTTGTACCACTTCTGCCGATTGCCTGCATTCTCATCAACGTCTACTTATTAATTAATCTTGG TGGTGAAACTTGGGCCCGAGTATCCATATGGCTAGTAATAGGAACGTGCATATATGCTTTGTACGGTCGAACCCACAGTTCACTAAAGACTGCAGTTTACGTTCCTTCAACTCACGTGGATGAAATCTACGAAACGTCAGCCATCTCCCTTGCATGTTAA
- the LOC107032011 gene encoding probable lysophospholipase BODYGUARD 4, translated as MQKISVNFSEKWLQITSEILISSASAVVFLFLDLLDAIFCVFFKLIDEFFEGESSGCYCSIENEEESDCDNELSNTLHKRRNLFRGIGFRRNFSSRRKLNENVRWSDCSCENCISWMGNIAGELKLHVVVKEIQPVNLEDFKCKKAENIVFLHGFLSSSTFWTETIFPYVSEDAMKKCRLLAVDLLGFGKSPKPNNCLYTVKDHVEMIESSVIQPFELHSFHIVAHSMGCVVALALAAKHSHSVRSITLIAPPYVTSTKEDVSLTALNKLAARRLWPPLLFGSSFMSWYEHLGRCVCYIICKNHRIWEGILKLLTWNRNLHFMAIDLTRHTHQSAWHTMHNVICGGAKFMDKYLETLKIAKVKINVIQGSRDQVVPVECSKNVKMKVPNAEVKIVDNADHTSIIIGREKELCNDLEKLWGSIC; from the exons atgcaaaaaatctCTGTAAATTTCTCAGAAAAATGGCTACAAATTACATCGGAGATTCTCATTTCATCGGCGAGTGCAGTAGTTTTCTTATTTCTCGATTTGCTCGATGCAATTTTCTGTGTTTTCTTCAAATTGATTGATGAATTCTTCGAAGGTGAAAGTTCGGGTTGTTACTGTTCCAtagaaaacgaagaagaaagtgaTTGTGATAATGAATTATCGAATACTCTTCATAAACGGAGAAATTTATTCCGGGGAATTGGGTTTCGCCGGAATTTTAGTAGTCGGagaaaattgaatgaaaatgtAAGGTGGTCTGATTGTTCTTGTGAGAATTGTATTTCATGGATGGGTAATATTGCAGGGGAATTGAAGCTTCATGTTGTTGTCAAAGAAATTCAGCCAG TTAACTTAGAGGATTTCAAATGCAAGAAAGCAGAAAATATAGTATTTTTACATGGTTTTCTCTCCTCATCTACATTCTGGACGGAGACAATTTTTCCCTATGTATCTGAAGATGCAATGAAGAAATGCAGATTGTTAGCAGTTGACCTATTGGGATTTGGAAAAAGTCCAAAACCAAACAATTGCTTATACACAGTTAAAGATCATGTTGAAATGATTGAGAGTTCAGTGATTCAACCATTTGAGTTGCATTCATTTCATATCGTTGCGCATTCAATGGGATGTGTGGTGGCATTAGCTTTAGCTGCAAAACATTCTCATTCTGTCAGATCAATCACCTTGATAGCACCA CCTTATGTCACTTCAACAAAGGAGGATGTTAGTTTAACAGCACTTAACAAACTTGCAGCAAGAAGATTGTGGCCACCTTTGTTATTTGGTTCATCATTTATGTCTTGGTATGAACACTTGGGTAGATGTGTATGTTACATCATCTGCAAAAACCACAGAATTTGGGAAGGAATCCTCAAGTTACTCACTTGGAATAG gAACCTACATTTTATGGCAATTGACTTGACTAGGCACACTCATCAATCAGCCTGGCACACAATGCATAATGTAATATGTGGAGGAGCAAAGTTTATGGATAAATACTTGGAAACTTTAAAAATAGCTAAGGTGAAAATCAATGTTATTCAAGGTAGTAGGGACCAAGTAGTGCCAGTGGAATGTAGCAAAAATGTAAAGATGAAAGTGCCAAATGCAGAGGTGAAAATTGTTGATAATGCAGATCATACTTCTATAATCATAGGTAGAGAAAAAGAGTTGTGTAATGATTTAGAGAAGCTATGGGGATCAATATGTTAG
- the LOC107032522 gene encoding probable arabinosyltransferase ARAD1 yields MAERNVYLMGFFGRKSLFSMFSITSILFLLSLLFVMRSTGRRHFFYLNVLPKSKVLALSEEGYSQSSSQSDYEVSNSNRAVSNKGALEKYNVLKCNPSKQILRVFMYDLPPQFHFELLGWKSEGKRVWPDIRKLVPTYPGGLNVQHSIEYWLTLDLLLSEFDENLIGRSASAIRVHNSSEADVIFVPFFSSVCYNRFSKLKQKKKTSPNTLLQQKLVTFLTAQEEWKRSGGKDHIILAHHPNSLLDARMKLWPAMFILSDFGRYPPTVANVEKDIIAPYKHVIRSYENDTSNFDSRPTLLYFQGAIYRKDGGSVRQELFYMLKDEKDVHFSFGSILKGGVKQATDGMHSSKFCLNIAGDTPSSNRLFDAIASHCVPVIISDDIELPYEDVLDYSGFCIFVRTSDAIKPNFLINFIRSITKQEWTRMWERLREIGNLFEYRYPSKDNDAVQMVWQAIARKVPTVNFKVHKSSRYYRSPVSKDGGLKSFPLPKNILQET; encoded by the exons ATGGCAGAGAGGAATGTATATTTGATGGGATTTTTCGGTCGAAAATCCTTGTTTAGTATGTTTTCAATAACTTCAATCTTGTTCTTGttatctttgttatttgtgatgCGATCAACTGGACGTCGTCACTTTTTTTACCTCAATGTGTTACCTAAGTCCAAGGTTCTTGCTTTATCTGAAGAAGGTTATTCACAATCTAGTAGTCAAAGTGATTATGAGGTCTCGAATTCAAATCGAGCTGTGTCTAACAAAGGAGCATTGGAAAAATACAATGTGTTAAAGTGTAATCCTAGTAAACAAATCCTTAGAGTTTTCATGTATGACTTGCCCCCGCAATTTCATTTTGAATTGTTGGGCTGGAAGTCTGAGGGAAAGCGTGTTTGGCCAGATATTAGGAAACTGGTTCCTACTTATCCAGGCGGATTAAACGTGCAGCATAGTATAGAGTATTGGTTAACATTGGATCTTTTGTTGTctgaatttgatgaaaatttgattgGTCGAAGTGCTAGTGCAATAAGAGTGCATAATTCAAGTGAAGCTGATGTGATATTTGTTCCTTTCTTTTCATCGGTTTGCTATAATCGGTTTTCAAAGCTTAagcaaaagaagaaaacaagtccAAACACCTTGCTGCAGCAAAAATTGGTTACATTTTTGACAGCACAAGAGGAATGGAAAAGATCAGGGGGAAAAGACCATATAATTCTTGCACACCATCCAAATAGTCTTTTGGATGCAAGAATGAAGTTGTGGCCTGCAATGTTCATACTTTCAGACTTCGGAAGGTATCCTCCCACGGTAGCTAACGTTGAAAAAGATATTATTGCACCTTACAAGCATGTAATCAGGAGTTATGAGAATGACACTTCTAATTTTGATAGTCGACCAACGTTGCTCTACTTCCAGGGAGCTATATACCGAAAAGAT GGTGGATCTGTTCGACAAGAGTTATTCTATATGCTTAAAGATGAGAAAGACGTTCATTTCTCCTTTGGAAGTATACTAAAAGGCGGAGTAAAACAAGCAACAGACGGTATGCACTCTTCCAAATTCTGTCTCAACATTGCAGGTGACACTCCCTCATCAAACCGTCTCTTTGATGCTATTGCATCTCACTGTGTACCAGTCATCATTAGTGACGACATAGAGCTTCCCTACGAAGATGTTCTTGACTATTCAGGGTTCTGCATATTCGTTCGTACATCAGATGCTATCAAACCAAATTTCCTCATAAACTTCATCAGGAGCATCACGAAACAAGAGTGGACTAGAATGTGGGAAAGGTTAAGAGAGATTGGAAATCTCTTTGAGTATCGATATCCTTCCAAGGACAACGATGCTGTTCAAATGGTCTGGCAAGCTATCGCTCGTAAGGTTCCTACTGTCAATTTTAAGGTACATAAATCATCGAGATATTATCGATCACctgtttctaaggatggagggCTAAAATCATTTCCCTTGCCAAAGAATATTTTGCAAGAAACTTGA